Proteins encoded together in one Halalkaliarchaeum sp. AArc-CO window:
- a CDS encoding helix-turn-helix domain-containing protein, with the protein MSDSVAEILRNELECEGLLECFHGLNSLDERCFRTIAESDGPLTVDEVAERVDRERSTVYRSIQRLYDAGFLSKEQINYDQGGYYHVYRPAEPDRIASNLRRMLNDWYARMGRLIHEFETKYGERTGSGNRNRDATGGRDGNVDSDPGVREPYQRG; encoded by the coding sequence ATGTCCGACTCCGTGGCCGAGATCCTCAGAAACGAGCTGGAGTGTGAGGGGTTGCTCGAGTGTTTCCACGGGTTGAACTCACTGGACGAGCGGTGTTTCCGGACGATCGCCGAAAGCGACGGGCCGCTTACGGTCGACGAGGTCGCCGAGCGGGTCGACCGGGAGCGATCGACCGTGTATCGCTCCATCCAGCGGCTGTACGACGCCGGGTTCCTCAGCAAAGAGCAGATCAACTACGACCAGGGCGGATACTATCACGTCTACAGGCCGGCCGAACCCGACCGCATCGCTTCGAACCTCCGACGGATGCTCAACGACTGGTACGCCCGGATGGGTCGGCTGATACACGAGTTCGAAACGAAGTACGGGGAACGAACAGGGAGCGGAAACAGGAACCGAGACGCCACAGGGGGACGAGACGGCAACGTCGATTCCGACCCGGGCGTTCGAGAACCGTACCAGAGGGGCTAA